The following proteins come from a genomic window of Metarhizium brunneum chromosome 2, complete sequence:
- the gpi1 gene encoding N-acetylglucosaminyl-phosphatidylinositol biosynthetic protein gpi1 has translation MVEHDGLMRVFWPTDIRKSNRPGVVVGWRNSTLDVFVIAILDDVDASEVEHHLKGGSFFRSAPHSPGRIYELCGHSSMHVLGVSNSTGTATVDPSWVCAINHPSSRTPTITCAKASSIQLILYDRPQPKRMQYISLEPIALALGDKSSMVDDAKVDATEDLVEQQERSAKEARQRLVEKLKQHTISNRVPSARDKALRKIINQVNWSWELEQTLQKNAWRLGPRPKRSLSVSEQVMESASTMRNYVLRQLWTFFAVYLFPTIRKTFILFLLGHRMVAEMLLLILEFRIKPGYAALKDISATAQQIEIRLQQFCYWPMQYSKLRQRKANWASITTSHPDYIRFYNSLWLVANDVIIGIALGSYVIEHADWVAAQIGDLLRTYTVEALQSSISWLMDYPAGLKLNGELAVFLGDLFLWVIDYWSSCIETLNPALPNIVWFIGFTSFAGASMPTALFSDLLSLLTVHIYSFYLASARIYHWQLTILQSLFHLFRGKKQNVLRNRIDSCDYDLDQLLVGTILFTLLFFLLPTVVVFYLNFAIARMVIISMKAGFDTLLSCLNHFPLFALMLRIKDVKRLPGGIRFELRDTQDYRVTDTNTINETPTSIIYLKSIPLSFSAMFHQYAQMAHRIRKHYLSPRVLLCLLTGQFVPPINRKNLYSLQYSMLPARRATIWDMWRAVNTEIPQKKTFQLPIIPPLPNGAKRMAGNGRARAHY, from the exons atggtagAGCATGATGGCTTAATGCGAGTGTTTTGGCCTACCGACATACGCAAATCCAATCGTCCAGGAGTGGTGGTGGGATGGCGGAATTCCACCCTCGACGTGTTTGTCATTGCCATCTTGGACGATGTAGAT GCTAGCGAAGTCGAACATCACCTGAAGGGAGGATCGTTTTTCAGAAGTGCCCCCCATTCTCCTGGTCGAATATATGAGCTATGCGGGCATTCGTCTATGCACGTCCTTGGCGTGTCGAATTCGACCGGCACGGCCACCGTCGACCCTTCTTGGGTCTGCGCAATCAACCATCCTTCTTCACGCACCCCAACTATAACTTGCGCCAAGGCATCCAGCATACAGCTTATCCTCTACGACAGGCCGCAGCCTAAACGCATGCAGTACATCTCCTTGGAGCCAATTGCCCTAGCTCTTGGAGACAAGAGTTCCATGGTGGATGACGCCAAGGTTGACGCTACTGAAGACCTCGTCGAGCAACAAGAGAGGTCAGCAAAGGAAGCTAGGCAAAGGCTCGTTGAGAAATTGAAGCAACACACTATTTCCAATCGAGTCCCTTCGGCCCGTGACAAAGCACTACGGAAAATCATCAACCAAGTAAATTGGTCGTGGGAGCTGGAACAGACATTGCAAAAGAACGCCTGGCGACTTGGGCCACGGCCGAAGCGAAGTCTGAGCGTATCTGAGCAAGTAATGGAATCTGCGTCGACTATGAGAAACTATGTTCTCAGACAGCTTTGGACCTTTTTTGCCGTCTACTTGTTCCCAACAATACGCAAAACTTTCATcctgtttcttcttggccatcgCATGGTGGCTGAGATGCTACTTCTCATTCTAGAGTTTCGGATCAAACCAGGATACGCCGCCTTGAAGGACATATCAGCCACCGCACAGCAGATAGAAATTCGACTCCAACAATTTTGTTATTGGCCCATGCAGTACTCGAAGCTGCGGCAGAGAAAGGCGAATTGGGCGAGTATCACTACCAGCCATCCCGATTATATCCGATTTTACAACAGCCTTTGGCTCGTTGCCAACGACGTCATCATTGGCATAGCTCTTGGCTCCTACGTGATTGAGCATGCCGACTGGGTTGCCGCGCAAATTGGAGACCTGTTGAGGACGTACACCGTGGAGGCTCTTCAAAGCAGCATCTCATGGTTGATGGACTACCCAGCGGGTTTGAAACTCAATGGCGAGCTGGCAGTGTTTTTGGGTGACTTGTTTCTGTGGGTTATTGACTACTGGTCAA GCTGCATAGAAACCCTAAACCCAGCACTGCCAAATATCGTATGGTTCATCGGATTTACGTCCTTTGCAGGCGCCAGCATGCCAACTGCGCTGTTTTCGGATCTGCTGTCCCTCCTGACAGTTCACATCTACTCATTCTACCTTGCATCAGCCCGCATCTACCACTGGCAGCTGACGATTCTCCAGTCACTCTTCCACCTATTTCGAGGCAAGAAGCAAAATGTGCTTCGTAACCGTATTGATTCATGCGACTATGACCTTGACCAGCTGCTTGTCGGCACGATTTTATTCAcgcttctcttctttcttttgcccACCGTGGTTGTATTCTACCTAAACTTTGCTATTGCACGAATGGTCATAATATCTATGAAGGCGGGATTTGATACTCTGCTTTCGTGTCTGAACCACTTTCCGTTATTCGCTTTGATGCTGCGTATAAAGGACGTAAAAAGGCTACCCG GCGGCATTCGTTTCGAGCTTCGAGATACCCAAGATTATAGAGTCACAGACACTAATACTATTAATGAAACCCCCACGTCGATCATTTACCTCAAG TCAATACCTCTGAGTTTCAGTGCCATGTTCCACCAATACGCCCAGATGGCCCATCGCATTCGAAAACACTATCTCTCGCCGCGCGTCCTACTGTGCCTCCTCACAGGGCAGTTTGTCCCACCTATCAATCGCAAAAATCTGTATAGTTTGCAGTACAGCATGCTACCAGCAAGACGAGCAACGATTTGGGACATGTGGCGTGCTGTGAACACCGAAATTCCTCAGAAAAAAACCTTCCAACTACCTATAATACCGCCACTGCCGAATGGTGCCAAAAGGATGGCGGGGAACGGGCGTGCCAGGGCGCACTACTAG
- the COX20 gene encoding Cytochrome c oxidase assembly protein COX20 — protein MAPNVENAQPGANQKTLHVWSKPIEQPDESQSLGGDKTTNNARTTIADAVGMIKTEDFTNVHNTPCARQGFLAGIAAGAGVGGLRFVLRGNAVKAANWAVGMFILGSTASYEYCQYLRRAERIQMKRHIEVVSENKRDQARKAAEGKKERLQLEQERMAAAQKPWYKFW, from the exons ATGGCACCCAATGTCGAAAATGCGCAACCAGGCGCAAACCAAAAGACCctgcatgtctggtcaaaACCTATAGAACAGCCCGACGAGTCGCAAAGCCTAGGAggcgacaagacgacgaATAATGCTAGAACTACAATTGCGGATGCAGTCGGTATGATCAAGACGGAGGATTTTACCAATGTTCACAATACACCGTGCGCCAGGCAAGGATTCCTTGCTGGTATTGCTGCTGGCGCCGGTGTTGGCGGATTGAGGTTTGTCCTGAGGG gcaatgccgtcaaggcgGCGAATTGGGCTGTCGGGATGTTTATACTCGGAAGTACGGCATCGTACGAGTACTGTCAATACCTCCGACGAGCCGAGCGGATACAAATGAAGCGTCACATAGAAGTAGTGTCGGAAAATAAGAGAGATCAGGCTAGAAAGGCAGCggaggggaagaaggaaCGACTACAACTGGAACAAGagcggatggcggcggcgcagaagcCTTGGTACAAATTTTGGTGA
- the GAL10_0 gene encoding Bifunctional protein GAL10, with the protein MPDAPFAFLPLGAIIQSIKVNDTNIVLGFPTQEQYVQYNTAYFGETVGRVANRIKGAQLDSVNGKVYPLAANNGPNTLHGGNVGWGKRIWKGPAPVGIKQIPGVQGLQGGESVTFTLVSEDGDEGFPGTVAAKVTYTTGTQVVDGKEVLLLGIEYEAELVDGADETPINLTNHSYFNLTGSADIEGTVVTLGSKLLLPNDEFSVPTGGPVPHASIDTTQPFTLGATDPQVDNCFTKTAEPASVPIDTRSQPLVRDLAAHHPQTGIHLEVLSTEPSFQFYTGDFTNVPAVEGASAKGGRSAFCCEPGRWVNAVNVPDWKSMTMLKRGETYGSRIVYKAWSD; encoded by the coding sequence ATGCCAGATGCTCCGTTCGCCTTCCTCCCCTTGGGAGCCATCATACAATCCATCAAGGTCAACGATACAAACATCGTTCTTGGATTTCCCACCCAAGAGCAGTACGTGCAATACAACACTGCCTACTTTGGCGAGACCGTTGGCCGCGTTGCCAACCGCATCAAGGGCGCTCAGCTTGACAGCGTCAACGGTAAAGTCTACCCCTTGGCCGCCAACAACGGACCCAACACCCTGCACGGCGGCAATGTAGGCTGGGGTAAACGCATCTGGAAGGGCCCCGCGCCCGTTGGCATCAAACAGATTCCCGGGGTGCAAGGTCTCCAGGGCGGAGAGAGCGTCACCTTCACTCTTGTCAGCGAGGACGGAGACGAGGGCTTCCCCGGCACCGTCGCGGCCAAGGTCACTTACACGACGGGGACGCAGGTCGTCGACGGCAAAGAGGTTCTCCTTCTGGGGATTGAGTACGAGGCCGAATTGGTCGACGGCGCGGACGAGACGCCAATCAACCTGACGAACCATTCGTACTTCAACCTCACGGGGAGCGCCGATATCGAGGGGACTGTTGTCACCTTGGGTTCCAAGCTCCTCCTACCCAATGACGAATTCTCCGTCCCTACAGGGGGACCGGTTCCCCATGCCAGCATTGACACGACGCAGCCCTTCACTCTTGGAGCTACCGATCCCCAGGTTGACAACTGCTTTACCAAAACTGCGGAGCCGGCTTCTGTGCCCATTGACACTCGTTCACAGCCTCTTGTCCGTGATTTGGCAGCGCATCATCCCCAGACTGGAATCCATCTGGAAGTTCTGAGCACCGAGCCCTCTTTCCAGTTTTACACTGGGGACTTTACGAATGTGCCGGCCGTCGAGGGAGCTTCTGCAAAGGGTGGGCGAAGCGCCTTTTGCTGCGAGCCTGGCCGATGGGTGAATGCTGTCAATGTTCCTGACTGGAAGAGCATGACCATGTTGAAAAGGGGCGAGACGTATGGCTCCAGAATTGTATACAAGGCGTGGTCTGACTAG
- the pol2 gene encoding DNA polymerase epsilon catalytic subunit A has translation MPNTSLRKPQKGFRRGGKSAFHGQRTRTFAATSRAEGTSADEKWERTRLAQTIDENFGFGRYESGKKKEGWLVNVQPTAIEDERIPGGRAALDCYFIEHDGATFKATVEYDPYFLIAVKKGHESEVEEWIKRVPGDGCIKTIRRVEKDDLNMPNHLLGYRRTFLELKFANVSDLMAARRDIMPVAEKNKKNMNAMDAYAEVVTANGNFDLFDDDLRTDERTNNPFAEASDYIVDIREYDVPYHVRVMIDLDIRVGKWYYIDVKHGVTKILPNEDRSLPADPVVLAFDIETTKLPLKFPDAAIDQIMMISYMIDGQGFLITNREIISEDIGDFDYTPKPEYPGPFMIFNEPNEKAVIERFFLHIKEARPTVIATYNGDFFDWPFVEARASVNGIDMYQEIGWKKDSEDQFKCNYGVHMDCFHWVNRDSYLPQGSRGLKAVTVAKLGYDPDELDPELMTPYANERPQTLAEYSVSDAVATYFLYMKYVHPFIFSLCTILPLGGDDTLRKGTGTLCEMLLMVQAYQKEIVLPNKHQSPKEAFWDGHLLDSETYVGGHVESIEAGVFRADIPVDFAVDTGAIDELLRDIDAALKFVITVEEKKSLADIENYDEVKEQIVAKLMKLKETPRRRERPLIYHLDVASMYPNIMTTNRLQPDSMIDESDCAACDFNRPGKTCDRRLPWAWRGEYLPAKRDEYNMIRHALENEKFPGKTPQAPMRTFADLGADEQAALVRKRLQIYSQKVYHKIHDSTTIVREAIICQRENPFYINTVRDFRDRRYDYKGKAKVWKGKTDSLKSSGASASEVDAAKKMIILYDSLQLAHKVILNSFYGYVMRKGSRWYSMEMAGVTCLTGATIIQLARQLVERLGRPLELDTDGIWCMLPATFPENFAFKLKNGKKLSISYPCVMLNHLVHDKFTNHQYQTLVDPKTFKYETHSDNSIFFEVDGPYKAMILPTSKEEDKNLKKRYAVFNDDGSLAELKGFEVKRRGELKLIKIFQQQIFKFFLEGEDLTQCYSAVAKVANQWLDVLHNKGSTLADEELMELISENRSMSKTLEEYGSQKSTSITTAKRLADFLGEQMVKDKGLNCKFIICARPRNAPVTERAVPVAIFSAEESIKRTYLKKWLKEEPTNTDPRALLDWDYYLERLGSVIQKLITIPAALQKVRNPVPRVPHPDWLQRRINIKDDKMKQKKLTDLFTKEPLGDITNTNGSRMEDLEDFGNKLLKPKQVSAAVASSQPAPTVQKRKSPEPSENTDPMAALPKVMPNPSENYPAFLKYQKQKWKLQKQARIRRRQLFGDRRGLTGNNIQQSFMRQAHVTFMNTWQLLHLQATDSPGVVTAHILIDAKIHAVKVKVPRQVFLNLKGSELPDVDIAGCEVEQVNYTLPNGHPSSHLFKLTVPEDVYFSEAAKFSLLFNHPSVEGVYEKQVPLNIRAVLRLGNQCVIDEQQNAVLGKGLEQGFDLFGLKRPVKIRTYLESSQLAYIYISHITAGERQIFGIFSTTSDQGHLIIMQKNKDSGQDLPNITRMYREMLAKRAEEAAGTNWQDCFAYQENMAFKITQVSTRRKVHLEIGDVVKKMRKDESRPQMMVIQSSQRNLLVHDIPVLAEFPVLPLKYDATDSSLPPLGWQAVVARRLVGHYLGLGSWILHLTALARYGDVPLCNLEREDPRFLIDVAYARRLQANGVVLWWSAGPRPDHAGYEKDDILGPLDTVKMPNVNNPGTFASVCIDLDVRNLAINTILTSSLINELEGADSVSFNPSGADGSETLASDNAFANSGVLVLREMVKAWWAEACKGSTMADVLVQHLVRWVENPDSFMYDRALHYYVQMMSRKAFQQLMADFRRVGSQVVFANANRLILQTTKAEVGNAFAYSQYIIKSIKSKPLFHFIDLEIKEYWDYLVWYDEFNYGGKGCQEVIEADEQNLETIMHWQMATFLPVRLQPIFQEWVIAFIQLMHNLKRPANHDPDSTPRLTQLPNRNDETGESQIILGKAYEKPLKKAIASLISQQKRELLHPELAEDYSFPSLPGSHLTPRAPVLELVKSLMQILSLDKNITLEARLLRKELLALFDVREFSKEGTFANPSESLKLMQISCDSCTMARDLDLCRDEDLQGSDDRGWQCSFCGTEYDRVAIEERLLSMVEAWTVEWATQDLKCSRCGALRVNDLMEHCTCSGEWKEIVSRQETMRKLTVMRRVAKYYSLRMLSNVVDGLFSDL, from the exons ATGCCCAACACAAGCCTACGGAAACCACAAAAGGGTTTCCGCCGAGGCGGCAAATCTGCTTTTCACGGCCAACGGACTCGTACATTTGCTGCTACCTCAAGAGCAGAGGGAACTTCGGCAGATGAGAAATGGGAACGGACGAGGCTCGCACAAACGATAGACGAAAACTTCGGCTTCGGGAGATACGAAAgtggaaagaagaaggaaggcTGGCTCGTTAATGTTCAGCCCACCGCCATTGAAGATGAGAGGATTCCCGGCGGAAGGGCGGCACTTGATTGCTACTTCATTGAGCATGATGGTGCAACATTCAAGGCGACTGTCGAGTACGATCCTTACTTTCTGATTGCCGTCAAGAAGGGCCACGAATCCGAGGTGGAGGAATGGATCAAGCGGGTTCCTGGCGATGGGTGTATCAAAACCATTCGCAGAGTAGAGAAGGATGACTTGAACATGCCTAACCACCTGCTGGGTTATCGGCGGACCTTTTTGGAACTCAAGTTTGCCAATGTCTCAGACCTCATGGCTGCCAGGAGGGATATTATGCCTGTGGctgagaagaacaagaagaatatgAATGCCATGGACGCATATGCTGAAGTTGTCAC AGCTAATGGCAACTTTGACCTTTTCGATGACGATTTACGAACTGATGAACGAACGAATAACCCATTCGCCGAGGCGAGTGACTACATTGTTGATATTCGCGAATATGATGTACCATACCATGTGAGAGTAATGATAGACCTTG ATATACGGGTTGGAAAATGGTACTATATTGATGTTAAGCACGGAGTAACCAAGATTTTGCCCAACGAAGACCGATCGCTTCCCGCGGATCCAGTTGTTTTGGCATTTGATATTGAAACAACCAAACTCCCCTTGAAGTTCCCCGACGCTGCCATTGACCAAATCATGATGATTTCATATATGATTGACGGCCAAGGGTTCCTAATCACAAATCGAGAAATCATTTCCGAAGACATTGGCGATTTTGATTACACCCCGAAGCCAGAATATCCCGGCCCCTTTATGATCTTCAACGAACCAAATGAGAAGGCTGTTATCGAGCGTTTCTTTCTTCACATAAAAGAAGCCAGGCCAACCGTTATCGCGACTTACAACGGCGACTTTTTCGATTGGCCTTTTGTTGAAGCGAGAGCGAGCGTCAATGGTATCGATATGTACCAAGAGATCGGGTGGAAGAAGGACAGTGAAGATCAATTCAAATGCAATTACGGAGTCCACATGGACTGTTTCCACTGGGTCAACCGTGACTCTTATTTGCCACAAGGTTCTCGTGGTCTGAAGGCTGTCACGGTTGCAAAATTAGGATATGACCCCGACGAACTCGACCCAGAGTTGATGACACCCTATGCCAATGAAAGACCACAGACCTTGGCCGAATACTCAGTTTCCGATGCTGTTGCTACGTATTTCCTGTACATGAAATACGTTCACCCTTTCATCTTCTCTTTGTGCACCATTCTTCCCCTGGGTGGTGATGATACACTTAGAAAAGGTACTGGTACACTGTGTGAGATGTTGCTCATGGTCCAGGCATATCAGAAGGAAATCGTGCTTCCTAACAAACATCAGTCTCCCAAAGAAGCATTCTGGGATGGCCATCTCCTAGACTCGGAAACATATGTCGGAGGACACGTTGAGAGTATCGAGGCAGGTGTCTTCCGGGCGGATATTCCGGTGGATTTTGCCGTCGACACGGGTGCTATTGACGAGTTGCTGCGCGATATAGATGCTGCGCTAAAATTCGTTATCACtgtggaggagaagaagtcaCTAGCTGATATTGAGAACTACGATGAGGTCAAGGAACAAATCGTTGCAAAGCTGATGAAACTCAAGGAAACGCCACGCCGACGGGAACGGCCACTCATCTATCATTTGGACGTCGCATCCATGTATCCTAACATCATGACAACAAACCGACTACAGCCAGATTCTATGATTGACGAATCGGATTGTGCGGCTTGCGATTTCAACCGACCGGGAAAGACATGTGACCGAAGATTGCCCTGGGCCTGGAGAGGAGAGTATCTTCCCGCCAAGCGAGACGAGTACAATATGATTCGACATGCTTTGGAAAACGAGAAGTTTCCCGGCAAGACACCTCAGGCGCCAATGCGCACATTCGCAGATCTGGGTGCCGATGAGCAAGCCGCTCTGGTACGGAAACGACTCCAAATATATTCGCAAAAGGTGTACCACAAAATCCACGATTCCACTACCATTGTACGTGAGGCCATCATTTGCCAGAGAGAGAATCCATTTTACATCAATACCGTACGAGACTTTCGTGACCGACGATACGACTATAAAGGAAAGGCCAAAGTATGGAAAGGCAAAACCGACTCACTCAAATCCTCCGGCGCGAGTGCAAGTGAAGTTGACGCGGCCAAAAAGATGATCATCTTGTATGATTCTCTACAGCTGGCTCACAAAGTCATTCTGAACTCGTTCTATGGTTATGTCATGAGAAAGGGTTCGCGATGGTATTCCATGGAGATGGCTGGTGTTACGTGTTTGACTGGTGCAACAATTATTCAGCTGGCACGACAGCTTGTGGAACGATTGGGAAGACCTCTGGAACTTGACACTGATGGTATTTGGTGCATGTTGCCGGCAACCTTCCCCGAAAACTTTGCCTTTAAACTGAAAAACGGAAAGAAGCTCTCCATCTCATATCCCTGTGTCATGTTGAATCATCTTGTTCATGACAAGTTCACAAATCACCAGTATCAAACTCTTGTAGACCCGAAAACGTTCAAGTACGAGACACACAGCGACAACTCGATCTTCTTCGAGGTCGACGGCCCCTACAAGGCAATGATTTTGCCAACATCGAAGGAGGAAGATAAGAACCTGAAGAAGCGATACGCAGTCTTCAATGACGATGGTAGTCTTGCTGAATTGAAGGGATTTGAGGTCAAGAGACGCGGCGAACTAAAGCTCATCAAGATTTTTCAACAGCAAATCTTCAAGTTCTTCCTAGAAGGCGAAGATTTGACACAGTGCTACAGCGCTGTCGCCAAAGTTGCAAATCAATGGCTCGATGTACTACACAACAAGGGATCAACCTTGGCCGACGAAGAGCTCATGGAGTTGATTTCGGAGAACAGAAGCATGTCCAAGACGCTGGAAGAGTATGGGTCACAGAAATCGACCAGTATCACCACGGCCAAACGTCTTGCCGACTTTTTAGGCGAGCAAATGGTAAAGGATAAAGGTCTCAATTGCAAATTCATCATCTGCGCACGACCACGCAATGCTCCGGTTACCGAACGTGCCGTCCCAGTTGCCATCTTTTCTGCCGAAGAGTCCATCAAGCGGACATATTTGAAGAAGTGGCTTAAGGAGGAGCCCACCAACACGGACCCAAGAGCTCTCCTGGACTGGGATTATTATCTGGAGCGTCTTGGTTCAGTTATTCAGAAGCTTATCACCATCCCCGCTGCTTTGCAAAAAGTTCGAAATCCAGTCCCGCGAGTGCCTCACCCCGACTGGCTTCAGAGACGCATTAATATCAAGgatgacaagatgaagcaaaAAAAGCTGACAGATTTGTTTACGAAAGAGCCTCTAGGTGACATTACAAATACCAATGGCTCTCGAATGGAGGACTTGGAGGACTTTGGGAATAAACTTCTCAAGCCAAAGCAAGTCAGTGCAGCAGTTGCCTCCTCGCAGCCTGCACCGACAGTTCAAAAACGCAAATCCCCGGAACCTTCTGAGAACACGGACCCCATGGCTGCATTACCTAAAGTCATGCCGAATCCGTCAGAAAACTACCCTGCCTTTTTGAAGTATCAGAAGCAGAAGTGGAAGCTGCAGAAACAAGCTCGTATTCGCAGGCGACAATTGTTCGGCGACAGGAGAGGCCTGACTGGCAACAACATTCAGCAGTCATTTATGAGACAAGCACACGTCACTTTCATGAATACTTGGCAGTTGCTTCACCTGCAGGCTACTGACAGCCCTGGCGTTGTAACTGCTCATATTTTGATTGATGCCAAAATTCACGCTGTGAAAGTCAAGGTTCCTCGACAAGTCTTTCTGAATCTCAAGGGCAGCGAGCTTCCTGATGTTGATATCGCGGGCTGCGAGGTCGAGCAGGTTAATTACACTCTTCCGAACGGCCACCCTTCAAGCCATCTCTTTAAACTTACTGTTCCAGAGGACGTGTACTTCAGTGAAGCTGCCAAGTTCTCCCTGCTGTTCAATCACCCTAGCGTGGAAGGCGTGTACGAGAAACAAGTACCTCTGAATATCCGGGCTGTTCTCCGTCTTGGAAACCAATGCGTGATTGATGAACAACAGAATGCTGTGCTTGGCAAGGGTCTAGAACAGGGCTTTGACCTGTTTGGCCTAAAGAGACCTGTCAAGATACGTACATACCTGGAGTCATCTCAACTggcttatatatatatatctcaCATCACAGCCGGCGAGCGTCAGATCTTTGGTATATTTTCGACCACTTCGGATCAGGGTCATCTTATCATTatgcagaagaacaaggatTCTGGTCAAGATCTTCCCAACATTACTCGAATGTATAGAGAAATGTTGGCCAAacgagctgaagaagcagctGGTACGAACTGGCAGGACTGTTTCGCGTATCAGGAAAATATGGCATTCAAGATCACTCAAGTCTCTACACGCCGCAAAGTCCATTTGGAAATCGGTGACGTCGTCAAGAAGATGCGAAAGGATGAATCTAGACCACAAATGATGGTGATCCAGTCTTCACAACGCAACCTACTGGTCCACGATATTCCTGTCCTAGCAGAGTTTCCTGTCTTGCCCCTCAAGTACGATGCTACGGATAGTTCTCTTCCACCGCTGGGTTGGCAAGCTGTTGTGGCTCGGCGGCTGGTTGGTCACTacctcggccttggctcttggATATTACACCTTACTGCCCTTGCGAGATATGGCGATGTTCCTCTCTGTAATCTGGAACGGGAGGACCCTCGTTTCCTGATCGACGTTGCCTATGCTCGTCGACTGCAAGCTAATGGAGTTGTGCTATGGTGGTCGGCTGGTCCACGACCCGACCATGCTGGGTATGAAAAGGACGATATCCTTGGTCCGCTGGATACTGTCAAGATGCCCAATGTGAACAACCCGGGTACTTTTGCTTCAGTCTGCATCGACCTCGATGTACGAAACTTGGCAATTAACACTATTCTGACATCGTCGCTTATCAACGAATTAGAAGGGGCAGATTCAGTGTCATTTAACCCGAGCGGCGCTGACGGATCAGAGACTTTGGCTTCGGACAATGCCTTTGCCAACTCTGGCGTTCTTGTCCTCCGTGAGATGGTCAAAGCATGGTGGGCAGAGGCCTGTAAGGGAAGCACCATGGCGGACGTGTTGGTTCAACATTTGGTCCGTTGGGTCGAGAATCCCGATTCCTTCATGTATGACCGAGCCCTACACTACTACGTGCAAATGATGTCTCGGAAAGCCTTCCAGCAGCTCATGGCAGACTTCAGACGAGTCGGGTCACAAGTTGTctttgccaatgccaacCGCTTGATTCTGCAGACAACCAAGGCTGAAGTTGGCAACGCCTTCGCCTACAGCCAGTACATCATTAAGTCGATCAAGAGTAAGCCTCTGTTCCACTTTATTGATCTCGAAATCAAAGAGTACTGGGATTACTTGGTGTGGTACGACGAGTTCAACTACGGCGGCAAAGGATGCCAGGAGGTCATTGAAGCGGACGAACAGAATCTTGAAACCATTATGCACTGGCAAATGGCTACATTCCTACCTGTGCGGCTACAACCGATTTTCCAGGAATGGGTCATTGCGTTCATACAACTCATGCACAATCTCAAGCGGCCGGCGAACCATGACCCCGACTCAACGCCTCGTTTGACACAGTTACCCAATCGCAATGATGAAACTGGGGAAAGTCAGATCATTCTTGGAAAGGCCTACGAGAAACCACTCAAAAAGGCCATTGCTAGTCTTATAAGCCAACAAAAGCGAGAGCTCTTGCATCCAGAGCTGGCGGAAGACTATAGCTTCCCCAGCCTGCCTGGATCTCACCTGACTCCTCGTGCCCCTGTACTGGAGTTGGTCAAGTCGCTCATGCAAATTCTCTCTCTAGACAAGAATATCACACTCGAAGCTCGTCTGTTGCGTAAGGAGCTATTGGCATTATTCGACGTGCGAGAATTCTCCAAAGAAGGCACGTTTGCAAACCCGTCGGAGAGTCTCAAGCTCATGCAAATATCATGCGACAGCTGCACAATGGCCCGCGACTTGGACCTTTGCAGGGACGAAGATCTTCAAGGAAGCGACGATCGAGGCTGGCAGTGCAGTTTCTGTGGCACGGAATACGATCGCGTGGCCATTGAAGAAAGACTCTTGTCCATGGTGGAAGCTTGGACGGTGGAATGGGCAACACAGGATCTCAAGTGTTCCCGGTGTGGCGCCTTGCGGGTTAATGACTTGATGGAACATTGTACGTGCAGTGGCGAGTGGAAAGAAATAGTATCTCGGCAGGAGACTATGCGAAAGCTGACGGTTATGAGGAGGGTGGCCAAGTATTATAGTTTAAGGATGCTGAGCAATGTTGTGGATGGGCTTTTCTCGGACTTGTAA